In one Gossypium hirsutum isolate 1008001.06 chromosome D09, Gossypium_hirsutum_v2.1, whole genome shotgun sequence genomic region, the following are encoded:
- the LOC121220860 gene encoding ATP-dependent Clp protease proteolytic subunit: MPIGVPKVPFRNPGEEDAVWVDVYNRLYREKLLFLGQDVDNEISNQLIGLMVYLSIENDTKDLYLFINSPGGWVIPGAIYDTIQFVQPDVHTICMGLAASMGSFLLAGGEITKRLAFLHARVMIHQPASSFYEAQTGEFILEAEELLKLRESLTRVYVQRTGKPLWVVSEDMASPYGQAPMVFMSATEAQAHGIVDLVAMESTVGRRPRLCHFGARAAEEQTLGCRRLREERLLTW; encoded by the exons atgCCTATTGGTGTTCCAAAAGTTCCTTTTCGAAATCCGGGAGAGGAAGATGCAGTTTGGGTTGACGTATA CAACCGACTTTATCgagaaaaattactttttttaggCCAAGATGTTGATAACGAGATCTCGAATCAACTTATTGGCCTTATGGTATATCTCAGTATAGAGAATGATACCAAAGATCTGTATTTGTTTATAAACTCTCCTGGCGGATGGGTAATACCTGGAG CTATTTATGATACTATACAATTTGTGCAACCAGATGTGCATACAATATGCATGGGATTGGCTGCTTCAATGGGATCTTTTCTCCTGGCCGGAGGAGAAATTACCAAACGTCTAGCATTTCTTCACGCTCG GGTAATGATCCATCAACCTGCTAGTTCTTTTTATGAGGCACAAACAGGAGAATTTATCCTAGAAGCGGAAGAACTATTGAAACTTCGCGAAAGCCTCACAAGGGTTTATGTACAAAGAACGGGCAAGCCCCTATGGGTTGTATCCGAAGACATGGCAAGCCCCTACGGGCAAGCCCCTATGGTTTTTATGTCAGCAACAGAAGCCCAAGCTCATGGAATTGTGGATCTG GTGGCGATGGAGTCAACGGTGGGACGGAGACCTCGCCTTTGTCATTTTGGTGCAAGGGCGGCAGAGGAACAGACCTTGGGGTGTAGGCGTCTTCGGGAGGAGCGCCTGTTGACATGGTAA
- the LOC107948798 gene encoding arogenate dehydratase/prephenate dehydratase 6, chloroplastic, whose translation MQAVSTTQNLNSSVIRPSKPRRFHQLTRSFIRCVYHNDSVQFPNGVGLNRADWQSSCAILSSKVFSQDQGSGDKSTAPSNSDHLAAAVNGHKTSIDLNLVPIEKNNKPQPPTQKPLTITDLSPAPMHGSQLRVAYQGVPGAYSEAAAGKAYPNCEAIPCDQFEVAFQAVELWIADRAVLPVENSLGGSIHRNYDLLLRHRLHIVGEVQLPVHHCLLALPGVRKEYLARVISHPQALSQCEHTLTKLGLNVTREAVDDTAGAAEYIAANNLRDTAAIASARAAELYGLQILADGIQDDSSNVTRFVMLAREPIIPRTDRPFKTSIVFAHDKGTSVLFKVLSAFAFRNISLTKIESRPHRNRPIRLVDDANVGTAKHFEYMFYVDFEASMAEVRAQNALAEVQEFTSFLRVLGSYPMDMTPWCPSSGD comes from the coding sequence ATGCAGGCGGTTTCTACTACACAAAATCTTAATTCTTCTGTCATTCGTCCTTCCAAGCCTCGCCGGTTCCATCAGTTGACTCGCTCCTTTATCCGTTGCGTTTATCACAATGACTCCGTTCAATTCCCTAATGGAGTCGGTTTAAACCGCGCTGATTGGCAGAGCTCTTGCGCTATTCTTTCTAGCAAGGTCTTTTCGCAAGATCAAGGTTCCGGCGACAAATCCACTGCTCCTTCCAACTCGGACCACCTTGCTGCCGCCGTCAATGGTCATAAAACTTCCATAGATCTTAACCTTGTCCCTATTGAAAAAAACAACAAGCCTCAACCACCTACACAGAAACCCTTAACCATCACCGACCTCTCCCCTGCTCCGATGCACGGCTCTCAGTTGCGCGTGGCTTACCAGGGAGTCCCGGGGGCCTACTCCGAAGCTGCCGCTGGGAAAGCTTATCCTAATTGCGAAGCGATCCCTTGTGACCAGTTTGAAGTCGCATTCCAAGCGGTTGAGCTTTGGATCGCCGATCGAGCTGTCTTACCGGTGGAGAACTCACTAGGAGGTTCCATTCATCGGAACTACGATCTCCTCCTCCGACACCGACTCCACATCGTCGGCGAAGTCCAACTCCCAGTGCACCACTGTTTATTAGCTCTCCCAGGTGTTAGGAAAGAGTACCTTGCACGAGTCATTTCTCATCCACAAGCCCTCTCCCAGTGTGAACACACGCTCACCAAACTCGGGCTCAACGTCACGCGTGAAGCTGTCGATGACACCGCCGGAGCCGCGGAGTACATAGCGGCCAACAACCTTCGTGACACCGCCGCCATAGCAAGCGCACGCGCCGCTGAACTTTATGGACTTCAAATCCTAGCCGATGGTATCCAAGACGATTCGAGTAATGTGACGCGCTTCGTTATGTTAGCTCGGGAGCCAATCATCCCGCGCACTGACCGGCCATTCAAAACGAGCATCGTATTCGCGCATGATAAAGGGACGAGCGTGCTTTTCAAAGTACTATCAGCGTTTGCGTTTAGGAATATCAGTTTGACGAAAATCGAATCCCGGCCACACCGCAATAGGCCGATCCGGTTGGTAGATGACGCCAACGTTGGAACCGCCAAGCATTTCGAGTATATGTTCTACGTGGATTTCGAAGCGTCGATGGCAGAGGTTAGAGCCCAAAACGCGTTGGCCGAGGTCCAGGAGTTCACTTCTTTCTTGAGGGTATTGGGCAGTTACCCAATGGATATGACGCCTTGGTGCCCTTCCAGCGGAGATTAA